The following proteins are co-located in the Desulfomonilaceae bacterium genome:
- a CDS encoding DsbA family protein has product MGKGLVEELKKNFPIEETWVPFQLRPATPPEGIPFSALFPGMDIKERYAGFNKAGEPFGLRFGERSFLSNSQPALEASEYARDNGNFDSFHEKVFRAYFTDLLDIGDTTILFRLAQEVGLDPEELKRSLDDGLYRTRIEEGLKEAARYGITAVPTFIINEVHRIVGAQPLESFRDKLRRIQQADE; this is encoded by the coding sequence ATCGGCAAGGGTCTTGTCGAAGAATTGAAAAAGAATTTTCCAATCGAAGAAACCTGGGTTCCATTTCAGTTACGACCCGCAACTCCGCCTGAGGGAATTCCATTCTCTGCACTCTTCCCAGGTATGGACATCAAGGAGCGTTACGCTGGTTTCAATAAGGCGGGAGAGCCTTTTGGGCTCCGATTCGGTGAACGCTCTTTTCTCTCCAACTCCCAGCCTGCTCTCGAGGCCAGTGAATATGCGAGAGACAATGGGAATTTCGATTCATTCCATGAGAAAGTCTTCCGGGCGTACTTCACCGATCTACTCGACATTGGTGACACAACGATTTTGTTCAGGTTGGCCCAAGAGGTGGGCCTTGATCCTGAGGAATTGAAGCGTTCTCTGGATGATGGGCTTTATCGGACCAGGATAGAAGAAGGCTTGAAGGAAGCGGCTCGATATGGGATCACTGCAGTCCCGACCTTTATCATCAACGAGGTCCACAGAATCGTCGGAGCGCAACCATTGGAGTCATTTAGAGACAAATTAAGACGTATCCAACAAGCTGACGAATGA